A segment of the Methanomassiliicoccaceae archaeon DOK genome:
CGAGACCATGGTGGCCGCAGGCGTGGACGTGTACGTGGTGGGGTACTGCGACGCCAACGCCGATGAGATATCCCCGTCACGTCTGAATCCCGTGGGGATAGACGTGATGTTCGTCTCCACCGCGGACAACAGCGGCGTGGACATCCCCAACGAGAACATCGACCGCTCGATCCTGATGTTCGCTTTCCTCCTCCAGGGGGACATGGGGAAGACCCACGAGTACCTGGACTGGCACGACGGTCTGCTGGAGCTCATGGTGGAGGCGACCTCCGCGATACCCGAGGACGAGAGGGAGGCCATGATCATGACCCGCACCTCCGCGCTGTACTCGGAGGGGACGTACAGCATCACGGGCAAGGACAACACCAACAACATACACGCCGAGTGGGTGGGTGTGGACGCGGTGGGGCAGCACAGCGGATGGCTGACCAAGAACTACCAGGACCTGAACCTGGAGACCCTGGCGACGGTTATACTGGAGAGCCAGAACAACGGCAGGATCTTCTTCGTGGACAATGCCCACGACGGCATGAGGCACCAGTACGACCTCGGCGACTGCCTGAAGGCCGATGCGGAGCTGCTGTCCCGCACCGGGGTGGAGATCCACTATCTCGGGATGGCGAGGGAGATGGGCAACAGCCCGCTGTACATAGTGGAGATGGCGTTCTACGTCTGCACGATGTATCCAGATATCGCCGAGTCCATCGGGCTCGACTACACCGGCCTGTTCTACGAGTACTTCGAGAAGTTCGCCAGCTCAGACTACTGGATGAACCTCGAAATCGAGGACTTCTTCCTGGATCACGGCGTGGCCTGAACCATCGTCGCCCTGGCGGAGAACCCGTCTGCGAGTATGTCCACGGCCAGTACGTCGCCGT
Coding sequences within it:
- a CDS encoding ABC transporter substrate-binding protein, which translates into the protein MNVRRAVIVAVAVIVVLAAALVYVRAENEKYHVDSEPSEVGLTVGTQLSEDGFPSESSRLWVYGNADEDDDIDEDDMRYLLGVLSGENPETVLSDANCDGTVDEDDLVYIQRIIESGRMEVFYVDNYYRVASVSWPVESIAIGYCSGAYVADLTGLIDKVVLVDDTVKNYWNEISPRFSQVGSFGATETPNYETMVAAGVDVYVVGYCDANADEISPSRLNPVGIDVMFVSTADNSGVDIPNENIDRSILMFAFLLQGDMGKTHEYLDWHDGLLELMVEATSAIPEDEREAMIMTRTSALYSEGTYSITGKDNTNNIHAEWVGVDAVGQHSGWLTKNYQDLNLETLATVILESQNNGRIFFVDNAHDGMRHQYDLGDCLKADAELLSRTGVEIHYLGMAREMGNSPLYIVEMAFYVCTMYPDIAESIGLDYTGLFYEYFEKFASSDYWMNLEIEDFFLDHGVA